The genomic interval TATCATGACCGACGTCACTAGCCATTTTGGGAGTTTAGTTGCGCGAAGGTCTGGACGCGCGAGGTTTTCTCTAACACCGTTTGGCTGATTCTGATGAAAAGGCATATTCGACGACTACGAGCGCCTCACACGCCGGCTATCGATTTAGACGACATTATCAAAGACCTCAATTCTAAGGGTAAATCCTACTAGAGAGTTTCTCCTGACAGTCGCTCGTTTGTAAACGGTTTTTAACGCGATAGGTGAGAACTTTGTATTAGCAAACGTGCGAGAGAAGCATCAGCAAGCCATCGTCTACACTAACGACGGTTTTTGCTCATTGACTGGATACCTTCGCAGTGAGGTGGTGAGACAAGATGCCGCCTGTGAGTTCCTGACTGGCCCGCTGACCAACGAGCAGACGCTTCATGATCTGAAGCACGCCGTCAGCCATAGGAAAGAGTTTGTGGACGATATCTTGCTTTATAGAGCTGATGGTGAGTACGATACTGGGTTTGTAGTGGtaattaaaaaattgttgtcattgtgtctgttgtttggttgGTGCCTGTACTGGTACTGTTGGAGTCTCAGGCTACATTGCCATGATCTATAGAGATATCGTGACTTTTAAATTAAGAGTACAATGTGACTAAAGTGTTCAACGTAAAGTGTGCATGCATCATTTATTGAAGGTCACTATTTAaagtttattgtgtgtgtgtgtgtgtgtttgtgtgtgtgtgtgtgtgtgtgtgtgtgtgtgtgtgtgtgtgtgtgtgtgtgtgtgtgtgtgtgtgtgtgttttacgtCAGCTGTCATCATATGGATTTCTGGCTCAATAGGGAGATGAATCAATGGGTGTAATATATTACAATTTTGAACATTTCTATAACGGAACGATAACAACTATGAAACTGGATAGGCAAGGCTACTCACAGTAGAATTAAATAAACAGCCATTGTGCAGTGTGATCCCTTGGCTTGTGTGTAATATAACCATTTTATGACTTGATTTACAGATGGCCTTTGATTACTTCAGCGAATTTGTAGGAATGCAAGACGACCAACAGAGTTATTAATACGGTTACAACTAGACTAGATTGTTAGAGATTTGGAATCTTTTATGAAGTACCTAGTTTAGACGTTCTATGCTCTCATATTTACGGAGAGAGATTACATCACGATTGAAAACATACCCTATTCAGGCAAACGGTTTACAAAAATTTAGCAACCGTACAATGCAATCATCTCTACATCCGTTTTTGTCGGTTGCTTACGTTTTAATGTTATCACTCAACGTGGATGGTAATTATGACGGTGATCATGTACAATGAATACGATCAGTTATTATTCATATACGTTAGTATGATTTGTTGTATGTGACAGTAAGATTAAGAGTCGtgagttttgtgtgtctgtggaaATGATTAGTGCACGGAAGTATGTACCTTTTAGGTTCATACTTTTGGAGTAAAGTCGAGGTGTCGCCGATTCGTGACCAATTGTCTCACCACGTCATCTTTCTGATCGTTTCGCATCGGGACATCACGGTGAGCAAGATGCATAAACGATGTCCGAGTACGATATCGATGTCAAGCTACAGACTAGTGTGGGATCAATCAGACAACAGCTTACCTCGACAGCCGACACTCCACGGTCCCGACGGCGTCGTCATGACACCCGACTCAGTGATACTCAACGAGCTACTCGACAAGGAGCAACGACACACAGTAAAAGAGAAATTTATGAACGTGAGTGTGGCTGCACATCGATCGACTATGTCCATGGTTACATCATTGTGTTTCTTCAGGCGATCTCCTTGCATCGAGAAGTATTACCGGAATACAGAGACGAGGTTCCTAATAGAGGTCGCTTTATTATATTGCACTATAGTCTGATTCGAGAATTGTGGGATTGGCTTATCATCTTTCTTTGCATCTATGCGGCGATTGTTATTCCATACAACATCACGTTTAATTCGGAGGGCATTCTTGTGTTTGATCTACTGATCGATGCGATattttttgttgatattgttTTGAATTTCCGGACGACGTACACGACAGAGTCGGGAAAACTTGTGGTGAATCCGAAGAGGATCGCTGTCACTTACCTGAAAACGTGGTTCGTCGTTGATTGTATTTCGTTTCTTCCGTTGGAGCTTTACTTTGTTGTTGTCGGCAAGGATGATAGTTTGGTGAGTTAGAGGGatagtgatgtgtgtgtgtgtgtgtgtgtgtgtgtgtgtgtgtgtgtgtgtgtgtgtgtgtgtgcatgcgtgcatgcgtgtgtgcctgtgcgtgtgtgtgtctttttgtctgtctgtctgtgtttgtgtgtctgtgtttgtctgtctgtgtgtcgtgtctgtctgtctgtctgtttgtctctctgtctttctatctgtctgtgtgttcatgtgtctgtgtcacgtgtgtgtctgtctgagtgtctgtctgtctgtctgtctgtctgtccatccatccgttcgtgtgtgtgtgtgtgtgtgtgtgtgtgtgtgtgtgtgtgtgtgtgtgtgtgtgtgtgtgtgtgtgtgcgagtgcatgcatatgtgtatGATTTCTTATTTCAATGTGTTGACATCGAATAGGCTTACCTCATTCACGCACCCAAAATCCTACGACTCTCTCATTTGCTTCGTGTCGTCCACAAGCTTGTGTGGAGGGACCGCTACATGTTTGGAATCTCCGTCCTTGTCATTCTCATGGTATTCTACAGTCTCATATCGCATTGGCTTGCATGCATCTGGGTAGCAATTGGACGCCTCGGCGGTCACTACAGTTGGTTCTACCTCCTTGCCAACACAACCGGCGACTATTTCTATTACAACAACAACGGGACACTAGAAGGAGGTCCCAGCGACGAGTCTATATACCTCAGCGCGCTCTATTTCACAGTGACAAGTCTTACAACAGTTGGGTTTGGAAACATAGCGGCTAACACAGTGAGAGAGAAGGCATTTGCAGTGTTCATCATGATCATCGGAGGTAAAGAGATACATTCCAATTACAGCCCGACGGTCTGTTAATTACTTAGTgatttgtgtttatgtttgtagcTCTATTTCATGCGATCATATTTGGAAACATTACGGCGATCATCGCGAATCTGTATGCTCACTCATCGAAGTACCGATCGCGTTACAGCGATCTCCACGAGTACATTCGTATGCACGAGATCAAGGATCCGCTCAAGCAGCGTCTCTTAGATCACTTTCACGCCGTGTGGCTCCACAAACGAGGCATCGAGACTAGGTTACCTACCCCTGTTATTCACAGTCGATCTCGTCCACAGGTTTTTGTTATGTTTTAGGTGTTTCGTGATTTTCCGGAAGAACTACAGGCCGATGTGTGTATGCACCTCCATAGGACTCTATTGTCAACTAATCCCGCGTTTGCTAAAGCTAGTCCTGGCTGTTTGCGGAAGCTGAGTCTCAAGCTGAAGTTTATGCACTCGGCACCTGGAGAGTATATCGCGCATCAAGGCGATCCGCTGAACAAACTATTCTTTGTCTGCTCCGGATCGCTCGAAGTCTTGGTGCATAACGAAGTTATGGCGATTCTAggtgattgtgtgtgtctgtgtgtgtgtgtgtgtctgtgtgtgtgtgtgtgtgtgtgtgtgtgtgtgtgtgtgtgagagagagagagagagagagagagagagagagtgtgtgtgtgtgtgtgtgtgtgtgtgtgtgtgtgtgtgtgtgtgtgtgtgtgtgtgtgtatgtgtgtctgtgtgtgtgtgtgtgtgtgtgtgtgtgtgtgtgtgtgtgtgtgtgtgtctgtgtgtgtgtctgtgtctgtgtctgtatctgtgtgtctatctgtgtgtgtgtgtgtgtgtgtgcgtgtgtgtctgtgtctgtgtctgtgtctgtgtctgtgtgtctgtgtctgtgtctgtgtctgtgtctgtgtctgtgtgtgtgtgtgtgtgtgtgtgtgtctgtgtttgtgtgtgtgcgtgcacgcactttgtgtgtctgtgtgcatgtgtgcgtgcgtgtgtgctatctgtttgtatttaaAGGAGCTGGTGACGCGTTCGGCCAGGACTTCTACAACAATCTAGTTCTAAGCAAAACTGTTGCCGACGTCCGCGTATTGAGCTACTGCGATCTACAATACATCCACAGAAACGACCTAATAGAGACATTTCAATTATATCCCAACTTTGGACCCGAATtctcagcaaacattgacatcAGTTATGACCTACGCATGAACGTGAGTCAAACAATCCCTACAGTATATACTACACTTATATTCAATACACAAATGATTGATTAGGTAAGACAACGGAAGAATCGTGTGAGTCGTATGAGGCCAGGAAGTCCATACAAACGACAGCTACAAACGATTGAAGAAACAATAGACGATACGTCTTGTTCTCAAGAATCTACCGAACAGGACGGTCAACGGTATCCTCGAGTGACCTTCCAGATAGGTGACACATCCGGAGATATTACTCCAGATCCGAGCAATCCGTTGATTAATGCCACAAGATCAAACTCGATATTTTCGCAAGATACTCAGAGTAATGGCATTGAGGGTTACGACTCAGGTCTGCCTTCCGAGGGTCATCTTACTCGAAGTCAGAATTTGGAATTTTGTAAGAGAGAGTTGGATATCGAAGGACACGTCAGTCGGATAGAAACTCGGATGGCAAGACTTGAAGTCGGGTTGAACAAGATCATCAAACTTGTGGAGCGACCGGGAAGTTTCGTGTCTATGACAGCAGAAACGAGTGTATGAGAGAAATGGCTGGTTGGTTGATGATGACTGCGCTCTGTGAGTGGTACATCAAACAGTTTGGCTATAATCAGAGCTACATTTACGAGAGATGTGAACACAAGTAGTAATATACAGTAATGAAACCTATATGAGTACAGGTGACTGACTAGTTTTCATTATTGTGAGGTGGAGATACTGTGCCACTTCTTTACACTTGTCAATAACGACAGTGAATAAGGGACAGCAGTAATTGTTTAAAGAATCTTCTTTCTTGATCTTTGAATTGCATTGCTTCTCTGCAAGAAACGCCCTGCACTGTGATTGCGACTGTGTGACTGTGTTGTAGACAAGGCAGGGACAATGCTTGTATGTCCAAACAATCATCAGTCCAGTGAAGTCTGACAGTGTCTGTCAAGTCTGACAGTATCTGCAGTCAAGTTCTGACAGTATCTGCAGTCAGTCTAGTCTGACCGTGTCAGTCCAGTCTGAGCGTGTCAGTCCAGTCTGAGCGTGTCAGTCCAGTCTGAGCGTGTCAGTCCAGTCTGAGCGTGTCAGTCCAGTCTGAGCGTGTCAGTCCAGTCTGACCGTGTCAGTCAAGTCGTCAGTCAAGTCTGACCGTGTCAGTCAAGTCTGACCGTGTCAGTCAAGTCTGACCGTGTCAGTCCAGTCTGACCGTGTCAGTCCAGTCTGACCATGTCAGTCAAGTCGTCAGTCAAGTCTGAGCGTGTCAGTCCAGTCTGACCGTGTCAGTCAAGTCGTCAGTCAAGTCTGACCGTGTCAGTCCAGTCTGACCATGTCAGTCAAGTCTGAGCGTGTCAGTCAAGTCTGACCGTGTCAGTCCAGTCTGACCGTGTCAGTCCAGTCTGACCGTGTCAGTCCAGTCTGACCGTGTCAGTCCAGTCTGACCGTGTCAGTCCAGTCTGACCGTGTCAGTCCAGTCTGACCGTGTCAGTCCAGTCTGACCGTGTCAGTCAAGTCTGAGCGTGTCAGTTCAGTCTGAGCGTGTCAGTCCAGTCTGAGCTTGTCAGTCCAGTCTGACCGTGTCAGTCAAGTCTGATCGTGTCAGTCCAGTCTGACCATGTCAGTCAAGTCGTCAGTCCAGTCTGACCGTGTCAGTCCAGTCTGACCGGGTCAGTCAAGTCGTCAGTCAAGTCTGACCGTGTCAGTCAAATATTGTAAGGTACATCAACTATATAGATATAAACGTATGAACTTCTAGAATAACATTAGCAAATCATGGAATATGGTGCCCTATCCGTGTGCCAAAACGAAGTATTGATTGAGCAATAATATTCAGAATTAAAATAATGCTACAAAGTTGTAGCAGAGTTAGTGAGCAACTTTATAAAGAAAGATGAGTCTAGATACCGGCAAATTTCTACATCCCCGTATGTACACGTCTAACAAAAGCCACTAAAGTTTAGTAATGCGTGTCTTAGAATGCACTTTGTATTACTTTGTAACGCAGTGCTAAACTTTAAAGTAGCAGATACTCTGTAATTAAATCTTAGTACTCTATCACCATGACAACGGCAACTCTAAGTCACGTGTGCGCATATCTTGTACATACTAACGGTCTGGGTCACCGAGGCTTGGCAATGGATGATGGTGCTCATCCCTTTCATCCGCCTACCGTTTTTGCACATCAACGTCTTTCTCAGCTCACACCAACTCACCAGTCCATTCCTCATCACGTCAGTTTGTCACACATTGCGCCCGACAAAGCAAACGAAATCCGCTGTGCGGTGACCGGCGCTCTcgcacacaacaaacagagcgGCCTCTTCTGCTTCGAGCAGATAGTCGAGACGACGTTCGTTCTGCCGTGGGATTTGTCACCGCTCGTGCAGCCGGAGCGTCTGAGCGTTCAACTGAGAGACGAAATCAGAGGCAAACTGCTCGACGACGAGACTGCCGTTCATTTGGAGTCGTCGGGAGCTCTGAATTGGAATCTGAATGCGGTCTGGCAGTATGAGAACGATAGGGGAGAGTGGGAGACGTACGACGGTCGTGTGTGTCAGGAGTTAGAGAAGGGATATGCGACTGCGGCTGTCGGGCCGGTGATGGTCGAGTCGTTGACGGAGACGGTGCAGGTTGACTTTGTGCGGCGCGTTCTGACGTCAGTTGTCAATGGAAGCAGTCGAGCGATTCGAAGACTGGCTTGTGCTCCACTGATGCCAATGAAGGTAAAGCCTAGGGCAATTAGCTACGCCCCATAGGAGCTAAATCTCTAGATGAACTATGgaaccagcaaactcacttcaatctCAGTGTCTATTAgggttatatatatatatatatatatatatatatatatatatatatatatatatatatatatatatattccaGGCCTTATTGGTTGAGAACAGGGATGTTATGAGGGAGATGAGGTGCAATGGTTTTACTGAAAGCCGTCCTGGTGATATTTTTCACCCTGATTTCTTGGAGGGTCGACCTGCCTATTTTGACGTAACAGTTAGAAACTCTTTGCAGCCGTTATATATGACAAAATCAGCTGTAAGGGCTGGAGCCGCAGTAGAGGCAGGTGAAGAGCAAAAGCATATTCGCCATGAAGACAGAGTTCCCGCAGCTGGTGGTCTCTTTTACCCCTTAGTGGGCGAGACCTTGGGGCTCTGGTCATTATTTAgcatcaaaactctgaaaGCTATTGCTTCCAAAACCTCAGCAGTCGGTGGCCTTAAATTCCACCAGGCTTTCCAAAatatgatgcagcaactttttattcaattatggaaaCATAACTCGAGAATAATTCataagagaattcagcttgaagtacaggatgttgatagttgggatatacctagtgtaatgtaagacttgttggtttggggATGTTTGGGGGATTGTTTGGGgattgtttgattttgaaaaaaatatatatgtataatatatatatatatatatatatatatatatatat from Corticium candelabrum chromosome 22, ooCorCand1.1, whole genome shotgun sequence carries:
- the LOC134197239 gene encoding LOW QUALITY PROTEIN: potassium voltage-gated channel subfamily H member 2-like (The sequence of the model RefSeq protein was modified relative to this genomic sequence to represent the inferred CDS: substituted 1 base at 1 genomic stop codon) — translated: MKRHIRRLRAPHTPAIDLDDIIKDLNSKGENFVLANVREKHQQAIVYTNDGFCSLTGYLRSEVVRQDAACEFLTGPLTNEQTLHDLKHAVSHRKEFVDDILLYRADGSYFWSKVEVSPIRDQLSHHVIFLIVSHRDITVSKMHKRCPSTISMSSYRLVWDQSDNSLPRQPTLHGPDGVVMTPDSVILNELLDKEQRHTVKEKFMNAISLHREVLPEYRDEVPNRGRFIILHYSLIRELWDWLIIFLCIYAAIVIPYNITFNSEGILVFDLLIDAIFFVDIVLNFRTTYTTESGKLVVNPKRIAVTYLKTWFVVDCISFLPLELYFVVVGKDDSLAYLIHAPKILRLSHLLRVVHKLVWRDRYMFGISVLVILMVFYSLISHWLACIWVAIGRLGGHYSWFYLLANTTGDYFYYNNNGTLEGGPSDESIYLSALYFTVTSLTTVGFGNIAANTVREKAFAVFIMIIGALFHAIIFGNITAIIANLYAHSSKYRSRYSDLHEYIRMHEIKDPLKQRLLDHFHAVWLHKRGIETRLPTPVIHSRSRPQVFVMFXVFRDFPEELQADVCMHLHRTLLSTNPAFAKASPGCLRKLSLKLKFMHSAPGEYIAHQGDPLNKLFFVCSGSLEVLVHNEVMAILGAGDAFGQDFYNNLVLSKTVADVRVLSYCDLQYIHRNDLIETFQLYPNFGPEFSANIDISYDLRMNVRQRKNRVSRMRPGSPYKRQLQTIEETIDDTSCSQESTEQDGQRYPRVTFQIGDTSGDITPDPSNPLINATRSNSIFSQDTQSNGIEGYDSGLPSEGHLTRSQNLEFCKRELDIEGHVSRIETRMARLEVGLNKIIKLVERPGSFVSMTAETSV